A genomic stretch from Setaria viridis chromosome 1, Setaria_viridis_v4.0, whole genome shotgun sequence includes:
- the LOC117833204 gene encoding protein REVEILLE 2 isoform X2: protein MAYLEENQMATDEVAVAVGAGGEAAVDHRKDPLDPSDMDLSGEEHVPKARKPYTITKQREKWTEDEHKRFLEALQLHGRAWRRIQEHIGTKTAVQIRSHAQKFFTKVVRESSGSNTAGGAAPAIQIPPPRPKRKPAHPYPRKVDGAAKKHVPALKQLEKPPLRTQSLRDQDDGSPTSVLTTARTVLRAEALGSVFANSSSGSRSPAPSATGSDEPSSVDREDGCVSPSVATAELVARTANTKVFGDGKVSCIGTEASVFKLFGKKVVVKDPLEHLKTDASATSVAQATRNAIPFGAAEGSSWNPWPTGVQMQQLMYFVPQPDGFAAQSAVPWLAYNGALPCALFYPQAAAPSAQHHHHNQPSEPLNHKRVQREESLTGSNTASSAVPAASAAQNSDAAESHGPRQENTSESAIAVPRLTKCPSSASFSRRGFVPYKRCAAESEAPRPVAAGEEADGELTRLCL, encoded by the exons ATGGCCTATCTAGAG GAAAACCAGATGGCGACCGACGAGGTCGCCGTTGCCGTTGGCGCGGGCGGTGAAGCCGCCGTGGATCATCGCAAGGATCCCCTGGATCCCAGCGACATGGATTTGTCCGGGGAGGAGCACGTTCCCAAG GCGCGGAAGCCGTACACGATCACGAAGCAGCGGGAGAAGTGGACGGAGGACGAGCACAAGCGCTTCCTGGAAGCCCTGCAGCTTCACGGCCGCGCATGGCGCCGCATCCAAG AGCACATCGGCACCAAGACTGCCGTGCAAATCCGGAGCCACGCGCAGAAGTTCTTCACCAAG GTGGTCAGAGAATCGTCGGGGAGCAACACCGCGGGGGGCGCCGCGCCGGCTATCCAGattccgccgccgcggcccaaGAGGAAGCCGGCACACCCGTACCCGCGCAAGGTGGACGGCGCGGCCAAGAAGCACGTGCCGGCGCTCAAGCAGCTGGAGAAGCCGCCCCTGCGGACGCAGTCCCTGCGCGACCAGGACGACGGGTCGCCGACGTCGGTTCTGACCACCGCGCGGACGGTTTTACGAGCGGAGGCGCTGGGCAGCGTGTTTGCCAACAGCTCGAGCGGCAGCAGGTCACCGGCCCCGTCAGCCACCGGTTCGGATGAGCCCTCGTCCGTCGACAGAGAGGACGGCTGCGTGTCGCCAAGCGTCGCAACAGCTGAGCTGGTGGCGAGAACAGCAAATACCAAG GTGTTCGGCGATGGAAAAGTTTCTTGCATAGGAACAGAGGCTTCAGTCTTTAAACTGTTCGGAAAGAAAGTTGTGGTGAAGGATCCCCTTGAACACCTGAAAACGGATGCTTCAGCCACGAGCGTTGCCCAGGCAACCAGAAACGCAATCCCTTTCGGTGCCGCAGAAGGGAGCTCGTGGAATCCATGGCCAACCGGCGTGCAGATGCAGCAGCTCATGTACTTCGTTCCGCAGCCCGACGGTTTCGCCGCGCAGTCCGCGGTGCCGTGGCTCGCCTACAACGGGGCCCTGCCGTGCGCGCTGTTCTACCCGCAGGCGGCCGCGCCTTCGGctcagcaccaccaccacaaccaacCTTCAGAGCCTCTGAATCACAAACGCGTGCAGAGGGAAGAGTCGCTGACGGGCTCGAACACGGCCTCCAGCGCCGTGccggccgcgtcggcggcgcagAACTCGGACGCCGCGGAGTCCCATGGTCCCCGGCAAGAAAACACCAGCGAGAGCGCCATCGCCGTCCCGCGTCTGACCAAGTGCCCGAGCTCCGCTTCCTTCAGCCGGAGAGGGTTCGTGCCGTACAAGCGGTGCGCGGCGGAGAGCGAGGCGCCGCGGCCCGTGGCGGCCGGAGAGGAGGCCGACGGCGAGCTGACGAGGCTGTGCTTGTAA
- the LOC117833204 gene encoding protein REVEILLE 2 isoform X1, with product MAYLEENQMATDEVAVAVGAGGEAAVDHRKDPLDPSDMDLSGEEHVPKARKPYTITKQREKWTEDEHKRFLEALQLHGRAWRRIQGTCLPAGLPRSVLDMKRSPPLFVSVRAEHIGTKTAVQIRSHAQKFFTKVVRESSGSNTAGGAAPAIQIPPPRPKRKPAHPYPRKVDGAAKKHVPALKQLEKPPLRTQSLRDQDDGSPTSVLTTARTVLRAEALGSVFANSSSGSRSPAPSATGSDEPSSVDREDGCVSPSVATAELVARTANTKVFGDGKVSCIGTEASVFKLFGKKVVVKDPLEHLKTDASATSVAQATRNAIPFGAAEGSSWNPWPTGVQMQQLMYFVPQPDGFAAQSAVPWLAYNGALPCALFYPQAAAPSAQHHHHNQPSEPLNHKRVQREESLTGSNTASSAVPAASAAQNSDAAESHGPRQENTSESAIAVPRLTKCPSSASFSRRGFVPYKRCAAESEAPRPVAAGEEADGELTRLCL from the exons ATGGCCTATCTAGAG GAAAACCAGATGGCGACCGACGAGGTCGCCGTTGCCGTTGGCGCGGGCGGTGAAGCCGCCGTGGATCATCGCAAGGATCCCCTGGATCCCAGCGACATGGATTTGTCCGGGGAGGAGCACGTTCCCAAG GCGCGGAAGCCGTACACGATCACGAAGCAGCGGGAGAAGTGGACGGAGGACGAGCACAAGCGCTTCCTGGAAGCCCTGCAGCTTCACGGCCGCGCATGGCGCCGCATCCAAGGTACGTGCCTGCCCGCAGGTCTGCCCCGCTCTGTTCTTGATATGAAACGCTCACCCCCTCTTTTCGTCTCCGTTCGTGCAGAGCACATCGGCACCAAGACTGCCGTGCAAATCCGGAGCCACGCGCAGAAGTTCTTCACCAAG GTGGTCAGAGAATCGTCGGGGAGCAACACCGCGGGGGGCGCCGCGCCGGCTATCCAGattccgccgccgcggcccaaGAGGAAGCCGGCACACCCGTACCCGCGCAAGGTGGACGGCGCGGCCAAGAAGCACGTGCCGGCGCTCAAGCAGCTGGAGAAGCCGCCCCTGCGGACGCAGTCCCTGCGCGACCAGGACGACGGGTCGCCGACGTCGGTTCTGACCACCGCGCGGACGGTTTTACGAGCGGAGGCGCTGGGCAGCGTGTTTGCCAACAGCTCGAGCGGCAGCAGGTCACCGGCCCCGTCAGCCACCGGTTCGGATGAGCCCTCGTCCGTCGACAGAGAGGACGGCTGCGTGTCGCCAAGCGTCGCAACAGCTGAGCTGGTGGCGAGAACAGCAAATACCAAG GTGTTCGGCGATGGAAAAGTTTCTTGCATAGGAACAGAGGCTTCAGTCTTTAAACTGTTCGGAAAGAAAGTTGTGGTGAAGGATCCCCTTGAACACCTGAAAACGGATGCTTCAGCCACGAGCGTTGCCCAGGCAACCAGAAACGCAATCCCTTTCGGTGCCGCAGAAGGGAGCTCGTGGAATCCATGGCCAACCGGCGTGCAGATGCAGCAGCTCATGTACTTCGTTCCGCAGCCCGACGGTTTCGCCGCGCAGTCCGCGGTGCCGTGGCTCGCCTACAACGGGGCCCTGCCGTGCGCGCTGTTCTACCCGCAGGCGGCCGCGCCTTCGGctcagcaccaccaccacaaccaacCTTCAGAGCCTCTGAATCACAAACGCGTGCAGAGGGAAGAGTCGCTGACGGGCTCGAACACGGCCTCCAGCGCCGTGccggccgcgtcggcggcgcagAACTCGGACGCCGCGGAGTCCCATGGTCCCCGGCAAGAAAACACCAGCGAGAGCGCCATCGCCGTCCCGCGTCTGACCAAGTGCCCGAGCTCCGCTTCCTTCAGCCGGAGAGGGTTCGTGCCGTACAAGCGGTGCGCGGCGGAGAGCGAGGCGCCGCGGCCCGTGGCGGCCGGAGAGGAGGCCGACGGCGAGCTGACGAGGCTGTGCTTGTAA
- the LOC117833204 gene encoding uncharacterized protein isoform X3, translating into MKKKETNQWVVCYLTDCQVVRESSGSNTAGGAAPAIQIPPPRPKRKPAHPYPRKVDGAAKKHVPALKQLEKPPLRTQSLRDQDDGSPTSVLTTARTVLRAEALGSVFANSSSGSRSPAPSATGSDEPSSVDREDGCVSPSVATAELVARTANTKVFGDGKVSCIGTEASVFKLFGKKVVVKDPLEHLKTDASATSVAQATRNAIPFGAAEGSSWNPWPTGVQMQQLMYFVPQPDGFAAQSAVPWLAYNGALPCALFYPQAAAPSAQHHHHNQPSEPLNHKRVQREESLTGSNTASSAVPAASAAQNSDAAESHGPRQENTSESAIAVPRLTKCPSSASFSRRGFVPYKRCAAESEAPRPVAAGEEADGELTRLCL; encoded by the exons atgaaaaaaaaagaaaccaatCAATGGGTTGTGTGTTACTTGACTGACTGCCAA GTGGTCAGAGAATCGTCGGGGAGCAACACCGCGGGGGGCGCCGCGCCGGCTATCCAGattccgccgccgcggcccaaGAGGAAGCCGGCACACCCGTACCCGCGCAAGGTGGACGGCGCGGCCAAGAAGCACGTGCCGGCGCTCAAGCAGCTGGAGAAGCCGCCCCTGCGGACGCAGTCCCTGCGCGACCAGGACGACGGGTCGCCGACGTCGGTTCTGACCACCGCGCGGACGGTTTTACGAGCGGAGGCGCTGGGCAGCGTGTTTGCCAACAGCTCGAGCGGCAGCAGGTCACCGGCCCCGTCAGCCACCGGTTCGGATGAGCCCTCGTCCGTCGACAGAGAGGACGGCTGCGTGTCGCCAAGCGTCGCAACAGCTGAGCTGGTGGCGAGAACAGCAAATACCAAG GTGTTCGGCGATGGAAAAGTTTCTTGCATAGGAACAGAGGCTTCAGTCTTTAAACTGTTCGGAAAGAAAGTTGTGGTGAAGGATCCCCTTGAACACCTGAAAACGGATGCTTCAGCCACGAGCGTTGCCCAGGCAACCAGAAACGCAATCCCTTTCGGTGCCGCAGAAGGGAGCTCGTGGAATCCATGGCCAACCGGCGTGCAGATGCAGCAGCTCATGTACTTCGTTCCGCAGCCCGACGGTTTCGCCGCGCAGTCCGCGGTGCCGTGGCTCGCCTACAACGGGGCCCTGCCGTGCGCGCTGTTCTACCCGCAGGCGGCCGCGCCTTCGGctcagcaccaccaccacaaccaacCTTCAGAGCCTCTGAATCACAAACGCGTGCAGAGGGAAGAGTCGCTGACGGGCTCGAACACGGCCTCCAGCGCCGTGccggccgcgtcggcggcgcagAACTCGGACGCCGCGGAGTCCCATGGTCCCCGGCAAGAAAACACCAGCGAGAGCGCCATCGCCGTCCCGCGTCTGACCAAGTGCCCGAGCTCCGCTTCCTTCAGCCGGAGAGGGTTCGTGCCGTACAAGCGGTGCGCGGCGGAGAGCGAGGCGCCGCGGCCCGTGGCGGCCGGAGAGGAGGCCGACGGCGAGCTGACGAGGCTGTGCTTGTAA